The sequence TATAATATTTGCAAGATTTTCAGTTATAAATTTAATCATAATTTTGCTCCTCCCAACAATGCTCTTGATATTTTTTTCGTAGAAGAATTTTTACTGTCTTTATTATCCGGTCGGCGAAGAAGCAGATAAACAAATCCTGCAAAAACTACTATTGCAACAGCAGTGAATATATTAAATCCATGACCTGTAAACAGCATACCGAACTGATATATGCAAAGAGAAACCGCATATGCCAAACCTGTTTGATAGCCTACCGCTATAAGGGTCCACTTTGCATTCTTCATTTCTCTTCTTATGGCTCCGATGGCGGCAAAGCATGGTGCGCAAAGCAGGTTGAAAACCAGCAGTGAATATGCTGAAAGTGCCGTAAATGAGGCTTGAAGGTTACCCCAGATTTCTGCACCGTCTTCGGCAACTTCATGAAATCCGTAAAGAACTCCGAAAGTTCCTACGACATTTTCCTTTGCTGCAAGGCCTGTGAGCGTTGCAACAGCTGCTTCCCAAGTTCCCCAGCCCAGAGGAATGAAGAGCGGAGCGACAATGTTTCCCAGGCCGGCAAGCATTGAATCTGACGCATCCACCATTTGAAGCCGCCAGTTAAAGTTGGACAGGAACCATACAAGTGTGCTGGCAAGGAATATAATTGTTCCCGCTTTTTTGATGAAGGATTTGGTTTTGTCCCAAATATTAAGCGCCACGTTCTTAACTCCCGGTACATGGTAGGCAGGAAGCTCCATAACGAAAGGGGAGGGGTTTCCTGACAATGCTTTGGTTTTCTTTAAGATTATTCCCGAACAAATAATTGCGGCGATGCCGATGAAATAAACAGAAGGAGCTACCCAAACGGACCCGGGGAAAAATGCTCCCGCTATGAGTGAAATAATCGGCAGCTTCGCCGAGCAGGGAATAAATGTTGTGGTCATGATGGTCAGTTTTCTGTCTTCTTCGCTTTCGATAGTTCGTGAAGCCATTATGCCCGGAACACCGCATCCCGTTCCTATGATAATCGGAATGAAGGATTTACCGGAAAGGCCGAATTTTCTAAATATTCTGTCCATGATAAAGGCAATTCGCGCCATGTATCCGCAATCTTCAAGGAGTGAAAGGCACAAAAACAGTACTATCATTTGAGGCAGAAAACCAAGTACGGATCCAACACCGGCGATTATACCGTCAACAATTAAAGATGACAGCCAGTCAGCACAGTTGACTGATTCTAAGAAGCTTTCCACGGCAGTCGGAATGATTTCACCAAACAACACATCATTTACCCATTCGGTTGCCCATCCTCCTACAGTGGTAACTGATATAAAATAGACAAGGAATATGACGGCGGCAAAAATGGGAAACGCCAGCCACCGGTTTGTGACAACTTTGTCTATTTTATCAGATATTGTGTCGCGGGAGGTGTTTTTCCGCACATAGCAGTCTTTTATTGCGTCAACGATATATTTATATCTTTCATTGGTAATAATGCTTTCGCTGTCGTCATCAAGCTGTTTTTCGCATTTGGCAATAATGTTTTCAATTCTGGCTTTGGTGGCGTCGTCCAAAGACAGCTCTTCCAGTACTTTTTGATCCCGCTCAAAAAGTTTGATGCTGTACCAGCGCAGAAGGTCCGGACTGACACGATCTTTAATACAGGAAGAAATCTCTGTCAACGAGTCTTCGACCGGTTTGGAAAATTTATGCCTGGGTGTCATCTTTGCTTTTTGCTTTGCGAGAGCGATTGCTTTTGATACAGCTTCTTTTGAACCGGTACCTTTTAAGGCTGAGGTTTCAACCACTTCACAGCCGAACTTTTCAGAAAGCTTTTTAATATCTATGTTGTCGCCTTTCTTGCGCACAATATCAATCATATTAAGTGCAATAACAACAGGTATGCCCATTTCAGTAAGCTGTGTCGTAAGATATAAATTTCTTTCAATATTTGCTCCGTCGACAATATCTATTATTGCATCAGGCTTTTCATTTATCAAATAGTTTCTCGAAACAATTTCCTCCGGTGTATAAGGGGAGAGAGAGTAAATACCTGGCAGGTCGGTTAAAATAACATCCTTGTGCCCTTTAAGTCTCCCTTCCTTTTTTTCAACTGTAACACCGGGCCAATTGCCAACATACTGGTTGCTTCCGGTTAAATCATTAAACATTGTGGTCTTGCCGGAGTTTGGATTGCCGGCAAGAGCAATTCTTATCGACATGTAATTCCCTCCTCGTATTTGGTTAGTTTCAACTAACCGCAGGGCACAATTTTGCTCATTACAAATTATGCCACTACTCTACTTCTATCATTTCTGCAGCAGATTTTCTGAGGCTTAACTCGTATCCTCTTACATTTATTTGAATCGGATCACCTAAGGGAGCCACTTTGCGGATGTAAATTTCACAGCCTCTGGTGATGCCCATGTCCATTATACGCCTTTTTAAAGCGCCCGTACCATGCAGCTTGACAACCTTGACTGTTTGACCGCATTTGGCATCTCTCAAACTAAACATTCATATCATCTCCTTTCCTGGAGAATATGGCTTCGTTTATTGTTTATCAAACAAGTTAGTTGAGACTAACTCTCGTTCAAAAAAATATAGTTAGTTAAAACTATCCGCTTTATCTACTTTTAGTTTAGCAAGGCAGTTTTAATTTGTCAATAAAAAATATGTTAAATGCTTCACAAATTTTTTTGATGCAATAATTTTTAAAAGACAGGTTGTTCTGCAATTCACAAATATGGTATAAATAGCATAATTTCTATTGTTAAGAAGATAAATTTGTGATAATATTAAAATGTAGTCCTCTTGTGTCAGGTGGTGATATTGGGTTGAAAATTCAAGAGTCGGCAGAAAATTATCTTGAGACTATTCTCATACTGAGGCAGAGGATAGGTCAAGTCAGATCCATTGACATAGTAAATGAGATGAATTTTTCAAAACCGAGCATCAGTTATGCCATGAAGCAGCTTAGGGAAAACGGGTATATTTCAATGGACGAATCGGGATATATAACATTGACAGAAAAAGGACTTGAAATTGCCGAGCGTGTTTATGAGCGTCATAAAGTACTTACGGACTATCTTGTCTCTCTGGGAGTGGACGAGGATGTTGCAAAGGCGGATGCATGTCGCATAGAACATGTTATCAGTCCGATGAGCTTTGAAATGATTAAAAAAGCATATAAAGAAATCTTGGAAAACAAGCAGGCAAAAAAAGAATAAAAAGAATAATAAAGAAAAACAGAGCCTCAAATTTTGACATTGAATTTGAGGCTTTTAAATTTTTGCGGAAGTTTATTTACCTGTATTTTTTTATATTTTCATCATATGGCGGGTAGATAATACCTTTTTCGGTTATAATTGCTGAAATGTATTTGTTTGGTGTTACGTCAAAGGCCGGATTCCTTACCTTTACACCTTCGGGAGCAATTCTGATGCCTTTGATATGAGTTATTTCAGCAGGGCTTCGCTCTTCTATCGGAATTTGCTCTCCCGTTTCTATGGAAAAGTCAATGGTTGTTGTGGGAGCGGCAACATAGAACGGAATATTGTTTTCCTTTGCCAAAACAGCAAGGGAATAAGTTCCGATTTTGTTTGCAGTATCTCCGTTTAAAGCTATTCTGTCAGCTCCGACTATTACACAATCTATTAATCCTTCTTTCATGAAATGCCCTGCCATATTGTCGCATATAAGCGTTACGGGAATATTGTCCTGCATCAATTCCCAGGCGGTAAGCCTTGCACCCTGAAGATAAGGCCTTGTTTCGTCTGCAAAAACCTGTATGTTTTTTCCTGACTCATGAGCCGCCCGGATAACTCCTAAAGCAGTGCCGTAGTCGCAAGTCGCCAAAGCGCCTGCGTTACAATGGGTGAGGATTGTCCAATTTTCTTTTATCAACTCATTGCCGAACCGGCCTATGCTTCTGTTGGATTCAATGTCTTCTTTTTCCATGAGGTATGCCTCTTCTTCAATGAGTTTTTTGATTTCCTCTATGGTCTTGTCCCGGTTTGAGACGGCTCTACTGTACACTCTGTCAACAGCCCAGAACAGATTTACGGCTGTAGGGCGCGTGCTTTTAATTATATCACACACCTTTGCAAGTTCGGCAAAAAATTCTTCTTTGGAATCAGTATTTATTGCCTTTGAAGCTATTGCCACACCGTAGGCGGCAGTTACACCTATGGCGGGAGCACCTCTTACAATCATATTTTTTATTGCATCGGCAACCTCAATATAGTTTTTCAGTTCTACAATCTTTTGCTCTCCCGGAAGCAAAGTCTGATCCAATAATTTTAATACTCCGTTACAATATTCCAATGGTTTCATAAGGTTCTCCTTTTCAAAATGTAATAAACAAGTTTGTTTTTAAACTACAGGTCGAGACCGCTTAAATCCACGTTGCAGCATGTGCAATTGCTGTTTTCAAGGTCAATTCTTTTAATTACTTCAAAAAGCATGTTTTTAACTTTTTCATTGTTTTCCGCAAATACTTTCAGCACAGCCTCTTCGGTAACGGGCTCAATGTCGTCGCGGCCTTCGAGACCTGCGTCATAGTCGGTGATAAGCGCTATGTTGGCATAGCAGATACCCAGCTCCCTGGCCAGATAAACTTCAGGGTACTGGGTCATGTTAATTACATCCCAGCCCATTTTGCTAAACCATCTGCTCTCTGCCACAGTGGAAAATCTCGGTCCCTGGATGACAACCACGGTACCTTTTTCGTGGGTTGTTATTCCAAGGTCTTTGCCCACCTGAATTGCAATTTTTCTAAGCTCGGGGCAGTAAGGATGAGCAGAGCTTATATGCTTGGTTACAGGCCCGTCGTAAAATGTGTCTTTACGTCCTGTTGTCCTGTCGACAAACTGATCGCAGATAACGAAATCTCCCGGCTTTATATCGGCTCTGAGACTTCCTGAGGATGTGGGAGCCAGTATTTTTTTTACTCCAAGCTTTTTCATAGCGTAGAGATTTGCTCTGTAAGGTATCATATGAGGCGGAAATTGATGGTTTTTGCCGTGGCGGGGCAAAAAAGCTATTCTTTTGCCTTCATAGGTTGCAATTGCAATTTTGTCGCTTGGTTTTCCGTAAGGAGTTTCCATTTCTATTTCTTCAACATTTTCAAGAAAAGAATAAAAACCTGAACCGCCAAAAACGCCAATATCAGCTTTATAATTCATTGTAAACCTCCTGAAAAATTTATTTTAATATAAAAAATTTATTTTAATATAACTTATTATATTTATAAAAGTATAAAGTTTCAATTATATTATTGAATTTACTTTGTTAAATTGCATATGCCCGGGCTTCCATCATAAACCTTCAATAAAAATAGTTTTTTCAAGGCAATCTAAAAATAATATTATCAATAAAATTCTTTTTAAAATTTTTGTTTCCGTATATATAAAAAAAACATTGCACATCGAATATTATAAAGGAGGAAAATGGAGTGGATGACAGCAAAAAAGAGTTTTTCAGGCAACTGCTTGTGGAAGAGAAGAAGAATATAGAAAGAACCATAAATCTTATGGAGGAACATGGGATATCAAAGCAAAATGTGGAATCTGCCGATGAGCTGTCCGGCTATGACAATCACCCTGCAGAATTGGGGACACAGCTTTTTCAGACAGAGCTCAATAACGCTTTGAAGGTTCATGAAGAACGTTTGTTGGAAGATATTAATGAAGCTTTAACAAAAATGGACAAAGGAAGTTTTGGAAAATGTGAATTGTGTGGAAAGGAAATTGATGAAGAAAGACTTGAGGCATTGCCTTATACAAGACTTTGCATAGATTGTGAAAACGCCAAAGAGTCATCTGACGTGAATTTAGACAGACAAAGGCCGGTGGAGGAATTGATTTGGGATGCGCCTTTTGGAAGAAAGTACCTAAATAAGCAGGAAGATGACGAAAATGAAGGTATGGACCAGTTTAACGACCTTGTAAAATACGGTTCATCGGACACCCCACAAGATATGGGGGGCTATTATGATTTTGATGAATATTACACGAATGAGTTGGACAAACAGGGGATAGTTGATATAATGGATAATATTTCTAATGAGGAATATAAAAAACAATTGCCTTAAGTATTGTTTGAACTACAGCCTTCATTTATCCAATAAGGAATATGAAACGACGTGAATGCTTATTTGGGTATTTGTATAAATATTTTTTTATAAATATTTATAAAAAACATGTAAGATTGATAAATGAAGGCTTTTTATATTATTTTTTGTAATTATTGCATTTTGCCCCCTTAAAAAATTTTAAAATTCGAAATTAATTTTTGCGTATGGATTGTGCAATAAAAATATGATAATATTTAGGTGAATATAAAAAGATTGTATTAATCAATTGCTTACAGGTATAAAAATTAAGAAAATTGCGCACTGTGTTGGCGTAACCTTAATCAACAATTGGAAATGGGGTTTGGGAAGTATACTTGGAAGCAACTGGTTATTATTGAAATTTACAGACGATGTGAAAGACTGTGAACAAACCAATCAATGCCCAAATTATACTTTGCAGCAAAATCATCCTTGCATATCCCTTCAGATTTAAAAGCCGCGACAATTAGCGTTTCCGATGAAGCTCATTTATGTGAACCTCGATTCCTTCCTATAAAATTTACTCTATTTTCATTTCAATTTTTCCAGTTTGCATGTGGAATTATTTCCCGAAGCTCCGTATTTCTGTTGTTGATGGTTTGTATGTCAACATATGCGTGCATTTTAATATAAAATGAATTGTTAAAGGAGTGTGAAATATGGCAAAGAGAAGATTATCGCTACTTTTGGTACTTGCCATAATGTTTACGATGGTCGTTCCACAGATATCTGCAAGTGCCGAAACAGTTGCTCCTGAAGGCTACAGGAAGCTTTTGGATGTACAAATTTTCAAGGATTCGCCTGTAGTCGGATGGTCAGGAAGCGGTATGGGCGAGCTTGAAACTATCGGCGATACCCTTCCGGTTGATACCACAGTTACATATAACGGTTTGCCGACTTTAAGACTGAATGTCCAGACAACCGTTCAGTCAGGATGGTGGATTTCTCTTCTTACATTAAGAGGATGGAACACCCATGACCTTTCCCAGTATGTCGAAAACGGTTATCTTGAGTTTGACATCAAGGGTAAGGAAGGCGGAGAAGACTTTGTTATTGGTTTCAGGGACAAGGTTTATGAACGCGTTTACGGACTTGAAATTGATGTTACCACAGTAATATCAAATTATGTAACGGTAACTACGGACTGGCAGCATGTTAAGATTCCTTTGAGAGACCTGATGAAGATTAATAACGGATTTGATCCTTCATCAGTTACATGCCTGGTGTTCTCAAAAAGATATGCAGATCCGTTTACAGTATGGTTCAGTGATATAAAGATTACATCAGAAGACAATGAAAAGTCCGCTCCTGCAATCAAGGTAAACCAGCTTGGCTTTATTCCTGAAGCTGAAAAATACGCTTTGGTTACAGGTTTTGCAGAAGAGCTCGCAGTATCGGAAGGTGACGAATTTGCCGTTATAAATGCTGCGGACAATTCTGTTGCTTATACCGGAAAATTAACTCTTGTAACAGAATATGAACCTCTTGATTCCGGAGAAAAAATACTTAAGGCAGATTTCAGCGACTTGACTGTACCTGGCAAATACTACATTAGTATTGAAGGTCTTGACAATTCACCCAAGTTTGAAATCGGTGAAGGTATTTACGGTCCACTGGTTGTTGACGCTGCAAGATATTTCTATTATCAGCGTCAGGGTATAGAACTTGAAGAGCCTTATGCGCAGGGATATCCCCGCAAGGACGTTACTCCTCAGGACGCATATGCTGTATTTGCATCCGGAAAGAAGGATCCGATTGACATAACAAAGGGTTGGTATGACGCAGGAGACTTCGGTAAGTATGTAAATGCCGGAGCAACCGGTGTTTCCGATTTGTTCTGGGCATATGAAATGTTCCCTTCCCAGTTTGTTGACGGTCAGTTCAATATTCCTGAAAGCGGAAACGGTGTACCGGACATCCTTGACGAAGCTCGCTGGGAGCTTGAATGGATGCTGAAAATGCAGGACAAAGAAAGCGGAGGATTCTATCCCAGAGTTCAATCTGACAATGACGAAAACATAAAATCAAGAATAATCAGGGATCAGAACGGCTGTACCACTGATGATACTGCATGTGCCGCCGGAATACTTGCTCATGCATACTTGATTTACAAGGATATTGACCCTGATTTTGCACAAGAGTGCCTGGATGCGGCAATAAATGCATGGAAATTCCTTGAAAAGAATCCTGAAAACATTGTTTCACCTCCGGGTCCATACAACGTATATGACGACAGCGGAGACAGACTCTGGGCTGCAGCTTCGCTGTACAGAGCTACCGGTGAAGAGGTTTATCATACATACTTTAAACAAAACTACAAATCTTTTGCACAAAAGTTCGAAAGCCCGACTGCATATGCTCATACATGGGGTGATATGTGGCTTACGGCATTCCTTTCGTATTTGAAAGCTGAAAACAAGGATCAGGAAGTTGTAGACTGGATTGATACAGAGTTTGGAATCTGGCTTGAAAACATACTCACAAGATATGAGAACAATCCATGGAAGAATGCAATTGTTCCCGGAAACTACTTCTGGGGAATCAACATGCAGGTTATGAATGTTCCGATGGATGCTATCATAGGTTCACAGCTTCTTGGAAAATACAGTGACAGAATAGAAAAATTAGGTTTTGGTTCACTTAACTGGCTGCTTGGTACAAATCCGCTTCGCTTCAGCTTTGTATCAGGATATGGAGAGGATTCTGTAAAAGGAGTATTCAGCAATATTTACAATACGGACGGCAAGCAGGGAATTCCGAAAGGATACATGCCTGGTGGACCAAATGCTTATGAAGGTGCAGGCCTGTCAAGGTTTGCAGCAAAATGCTACACCAGAAGTACCGGTGACTGGGTAGCCAACGAACATACAGTATATTGGAACTCAGCTTTGGTATTTATGGCTGCTTTTGCAAACCAGGGTTCAGAGGTTAATCCGGGACCTGCGCCGGAACCGGGAGTAACTCCGAATCCTACAGAACCTGCAAAAGTGGTTGACATCAGGATAGATACTTCTGCTGAAAGAAAGCCAATCAGCCCGTATATATACGGAAGCAATCAGGAACTTGATGCAACAGTTACTGCAAAGAGGTTCGGCGGAAACAGAACTACAGGATACAACTGGGAAAACAACTTCTCAAATGCAGGAAGTGACTGGCTGCATTACAGTGATACATACCTTTTGGAGGACGGCGGAGTACCTAAGGGAGAGTGGAGTACACCTGCTTCTGTAGTTACCACGTTCCATGACAAGGCACTTAGCAAAAATGTTCCTTACACACTTATCACTCTTCAGGCAGCAGGTTATGTTTCCGCAGACGGAAACGGACCGGTTTCCCAGGAAGAAACTGCACCGTCTTCAAGATGGAAGGAAGTTAAGTTTGAAAAGGGAGCACCTTTCTCACTTACACCGGACACAGAAGATGATTATGTTTACATGGATGAGTTTGTAAACTATCTTGTAAACAAATACGGAAATGCATCCACACCTACAGGAATAAAGGGTTATTCAATAGATAACGAGCCGGCATTGTGGAGTCATACTCATCCGAGAATTCATCCGGACAATGTAACTGCCAAAGAGCTTATTGAAAAATCTGTAGCTCTTTCCAAGGCGGTTAAAAAGGTAGATCCATATGCAGAAATATTCGGACCTGCTTTGTACGGATTTGCCGCATATGAGACACTTCAGTCAGCTCCTGACTGGGGAACTGAAGGAGAAGGATACAGGTGGTTTATAGATTATTACCTCGATAAGATGAAAAAGGCTTCTGATGAAGAAGGAAAGAGACTTTTGGACGTACTTGACGTACACTGGTATCCGGAAGCCAGGGGCGGCGGTGAAAGAATATGCTTTGGAGCCGATCCAAGAAATATTGAGACAAACAAAGCAAGATTGCAGGCGCCCAGAACATTGTGGGATCCTACATATATTGAAGACAGCTGGATAGGACAATGGAAGAAGGATTTCCTCCCGATATTACCTAATCTTTTGGATTCCATTGAAAAATATTATCCGGGAACGAAGCTTGCTATAACTGAATATGACTATGGCGGAGGAAATCATATTACAGGCGGTATTGCTCAAGCCGATGTTCTTGGTATATTCGGTAAATACGGTGTTTACCTTGCAACATTCTGGGGAGATGCAAGCAATAACTATACTGAGGCCGGTATAAACCTTTATACCAACTACGACGGCAAAGGCGGCAAATTTGGAGATACATCCGTAAAATGTGAAACGTCCGACATAGAAGTAAGCTCTGCTTATGCATCCATTGTCGGTGAAGATGACAGCAAACTCCATATCATTCTTTTGAACAAGAACTATGACCAGCCGACGACATTCAATTTCTCAATTGACAGCAGCAAGAACTACACAATAGGAAATGTATGGGCATTTGACAGAGGAAGCTCCAATATTACTCAAAGAACTCCTATAGTGAACATAAAGGACAATACCTTCACATATACAGTACCGGCTTTGACAGCGTGCCATATTGTGCTTGAAGCTGCGGAGCCCGTAGTGTACGGAGACTTGAACAATGACTCTAAAGTAAACGCAGTAGACATTATGATGCTCAAACGATATATTCTCGGAATAATAGATAATATAAATCTGACAGCAGCTGACATTTATTTTGACGGTGTTGTAAATTCAAGTGACTATAATATAATGAAGAGATATTTGTTAAAGGCAATAGAAGATATTCCTTATGTTCCGGAAAACCAGGCACCTAAAGCAATATTTACTTTCTCGCCCGAAGATCCGGTTACTGACGAGAATGTAGTGTTCAATGCATCAAATTCAATAGATGAAGACGGAACAATTGCCTATTATGTATGGGATTTCGGTGACGGATATGAAGGAACTTCAACAACACCGACTATTACCTATAAGTATAAAAACCCCGGAACATACAAAGTAAAACTGATTGTTACAGACAACCAGGGGGCTTCAAGTTCGTTTACAGCTACCATAAAAGTAACCTCAGCTACCGGGGACAATTCCAAATTCAACTTTGAAGACGGCACGCTGGGAGGATTTACAACATCCGGAACAAATGCTACGGGTGTTGTTGTGAACACTACTGAAAAAGCATTCAAAGGCGAAAGAGGTCTTAAATGGACTGTAACAAGCGAAGGAGAAGGAACTGCAGAATTGAAACTTGACGGAGGTACTATTGTAGTTCCCGGTACCACTATGACGTTTAGAATCTGGATACCTTCCGGTGCGCCTATTGCTGCCATCCAGCCGTATATTATGCCTCATACACCTGATTGGTCGGAAGTCCTCTGGAATTCGACATGGAAAGGATACACCATGGTGAAGACCGATGACTGGAATGAAATTACCCTGACACTGCCGGAAGACGTGGATCCGACTTGGCCGCAGCAGATGGGTATACAGGTACAGACCATAGATGAAGGTGAATTCACTATCTATGTAGATGCTATTGACTGGTAAGAAATTTAATTGGTCAAA comes from Acetivibrio thermocellus ATCC 27405 and encodes:
- the feoB gene encoding ferrous iron transport protein B; the encoded protein is MSIRIALAGNPNSGKTTMFNDLTGSNQYVGNWPGVTVEKKEGRLKGHKDVILTDLPGIYSLSPYTPEEIVSRNYLINEKPDAIIDIVDGANIERNLYLTTQLTEMGIPVVIALNMIDIVRKKGDNIDIKKLSEKFGCEVVETSALKGTGSKEAVSKAIALAKQKAKMTPRHKFSKPVEDSLTEISSCIKDRVSPDLLRWYSIKLFERDQKVLEELSLDDATKARIENIIAKCEKQLDDDSESIITNERYKYIVDAIKDCYVRKNTSRDTISDKIDKVVTNRWLAFPIFAAVIFLVYFISVTTVGGWATEWVNDVLFGEIIPTAVESFLESVNCADWLSSLIVDGIIAGVGSVLGFLPQMIVLFLCLSLLEDCGYMARIAFIMDRIFRKFGLSGKSFIPIIIGTGCGVPGIMASRTIESEEDRKLTIMTTTFIPCSAKLPIISLIAGAFFPGSVWVAPSVYFIGIAAIICSGIILKKTKALSGNPSPFVMELPAYHVPGVKNVALNIWDKTKSFIKKAGTIIFLASTLVWFLSNFNWRLQMVDASDSMLAGLGNIVAPLFIPLGWGTWEAAVATLTGLAAKENVVGTFGVLYGFHEVAEDGAEIWGNLQASFTALSAYSLLVFNLLCAPCFAAIGAIRREMKNAKWTLIAVGYQTGLAYAVSLCIYQFGMLFTGHGFNIFTAVAIVVFAGFVYLLLRRPDNKDSKNSSTKKISRALLGGAKL
- a CDS encoding FeoA family protein — translated: MFSLRDAKCGQTVKVVKLHGTGALKRRIMDMGITRGCEIYIRKVAPLGDPIQINVRGYELSLRKSAAEMIEVE
- a CDS encoding metal-dependent transcriptional regulator, with product MKIQESAENYLETILILRQRIGQVRSIDIVNEMNFSKPSISYAMKQLRENGYISMDESGYITLTEKGLEIAERVYERHKVLTDYLVSLGVDEDVAKADACRIEHVISPMSFEMIKKAYKEILENKQAKKE
- the mtnA gene encoding S-methyl-5-thioribose-1-phosphate isomerase, with the protein product MKPLEYCNGVLKLLDQTLLPGEQKIVELKNYIEVADAIKNMIVRGAPAIGVTAAYGVAIASKAINTDSKEEFFAELAKVCDIIKSTRPTAVNLFWAVDRVYSRAVSNRDKTIEEIKKLIEEEAYLMEKEDIESNRSIGRFGNELIKENWTILTHCNAGALATCDYGTALGVIRAAHESGKNIQVFADETRPYLQGARLTAWELMQDNIPVTLICDNMAGHFMKEGLIDCVIVGADRIALNGDTANKIGTYSLAVLAKENNIPFYVAAPTTTIDFSIETGEQIPIEERSPAEITHIKGIRIAPEGVKVRNPAFDVTPNKYISAIITEKGIIYPPYDENIKKYR
- a CDS encoding S-methyl-5'-thioadenosine phosphorylase, whose product is MNYKADIGVFGGSGFYSFLENVEEIEMETPYGKPSDKIAIATYEGKRIAFLPRHGKNHQFPPHMIPYRANLYAMKKLGVKKILAPTSSGSLRADIKPGDFVICDQFVDRTTGRKDTFYDGPVTKHISSAHPYCPELRKIAIQVGKDLGITTHEKGTVVVIQGPRFSTVAESRWFSKMGWDVINMTQYPEVYLARELGICYANIALITDYDAGLEGRDDIEPVTEEAVLKVFAENNEKVKNMLFEVIKRIDLENSNCTCCNVDLSGLDL
- a CDS encoding TraR/DksA C4-type zinc finger protein — translated: MDDSKKEFFRQLLVEEKKNIERTINLMEEHGISKQNVESADELSGYDNHPAELGTQLFQTELNNALKVHEERLLEDINEALTKMDKGSFGKCELCGKEIDEERLEALPYTRLCIDCENAKESSDVNLDRQRPVEELIWDAPFGRKYLNKQEDDENEGMDQFNDLVKYGSSDTPQDMGGYYDFDEYYTNELDKQGIVDIMDNISNEEYKKQLP
- a CDS encoding glycoside hydrolase family 9 protein, with amino-acid sequence MAKRRLSLLLVLAIMFTMVVPQISASAETVAPEGYRKLLDVQIFKDSPVVGWSGSGMGELETIGDTLPVDTTVTYNGLPTLRLNVQTTVQSGWWISLLTLRGWNTHDLSQYVENGYLEFDIKGKEGGEDFVIGFRDKVYERVYGLEIDVTTVISNYVTVTTDWQHVKIPLRDLMKINNGFDPSSVTCLVFSKRYADPFTVWFSDIKITSEDNEKSAPAIKVNQLGFIPEAEKYALVTGFAEELAVSEGDEFAVINAADNSVAYTGKLTLVTEYEPLDSGEKILKADFSDLTVPGKYYISIEGLDNSPKFEIGEGIYGPLVVDAARYFYYQRQGIELEEPYAQGYPRKDVTPQDAYAVFASGKKDPIDITKGWYDAGDFGKYVNAGATGVSDLFWAYEMFPSQFVDGQFNIPESGNGVPDILDEARWELEWMLKMQDKESGGFYPRVQSDNDENIKSRIIRDQNGCTTDDTACAAGILAHAYLIYKDIDPDFAQECLDAAINAWKFLEKNPENIVSPPGPYNVYDDSGDRLWAAASLYRATGEEVYHTYFKQNYKSFAQKFESPTAYAHTWGDMWLTAFLSYLKAENKDQEVVDWIDTEFGIWLENILTRYENNPWKNAIVPGNYFWGINMQVMNVPMDAIIGSQLLGKYSDRIEKLGFGSLNWLLGTNPLRFSFVSGYGEDSVKGVFSNIYNTDGKQGIPKGYMPGGPNAYEGAGLSRFAAKCYTRSTGDWVANEHTVYWNSALVFMAAFANQGSEVNPGPAPEPGVTPNPTEPAKVVDIRIDTSAERKPISPYIYGSNQELDATVTAKRFGGNRTTGYNWENNFSNAGSDWLHYSDTYLLEDGGVPKGEWSTPASVVTTFHDKALSKNVPYTLITLQAAGYVSADGNGPVSQEETAPSSRWKEVKFEKGAPFSLTPDTEDDYVYMDEFVNYLVNKYGNASTPTGIKGYSIDNEPALWSHTHPRIHPDNVTAKELIEKSVALSKAVKKVDPYAEIFGPALYGFAAYETLQSAPDWGTEGEGYRWFIDYYLDKMKKASDEEGKRLLDVLDVHWYPEARGGGERICFGADPRNIETNKARLQAPRTLWDPTYIEDSWIGQWKKDFLPILPNLLDSIEKYYPGTKLAITEYDYGGGNHITGGIAQADVLGIFGKYGVYLATFWGDASNNYTEAGINLYTNYDGKGGKFGDTSVKCETSDIEVSSAYASIVGEDDSKLHIILLNKNYDQPTTFNFSIDSSKNYTIGNVWAFDRGSSNITQRTPIVNIKDNTFTYTVPALTACHIVLEAAEPVVYGDLNNDSKVNAVDIMMLKRYILGIIDNINLTAADIYFDGVVNSSDYNIMKRYLLKAIEDIPYVPENQAPKAIFTFSPEDPVTDENVVFNASNSIDEDGTIAYYVWDFGDGYEGTSTTPTITYKYKNPGTYKVKLIVTDNQGASSSFTATIKVTSATGDNSKFNFEDGTLGGFTTSGTNATGVVVNTTEKAFKGERGLKWTVTSEGEGTAELKLDGGTIVVPGTTMTFRIWIPSGAPIAAIQPYIMPHTPDWSEVLWNSTWKGYTMVKTDDWNEITLTLPEDVDPTWPQQMGIQVQTIDEGEFTIYVDAIDW